The genomic window CTATCGAGTTTGGTTGTTTGGTGCGATCGCGCAATTCAATGTTAGGAGTTGGCAAAGTTACAGAAATAACTCCCGATGATGCGGTTATTGAGTATTTTTGCTCCCTAGGGCGACGCATTCATAAAACCTTACCTTTAGACTCGCTGCAAAGAGTTAGGCTTCCCAAACAGACGCGGTGCTATCTGTATGTAAAAGACAAAGACACCTGGACAATTGGGAGAGTTTACGCGGAGGACAACTATGAGTATCAAATTGATTTGCCTGATCGCCAGACAATAGTAGCCACGGAGCAAGAAATTTATGTACGATGCGATCGCCCGATTACAGATCCCATTGAAATATTGGCGATGAAGGGACACGAAACGCCTTATTTTCATAATAAGCGATCGCGTTTTGTTCAATGTCTGCTAAAACAACGGGCGGTTAGTCGCGGAATGACCGGACTTATCTCTGCAAATATTGCCCTTTATCCCCATCAAGTAGAAGTCGTCCGGCGGGTACTTGAAGACCCCATTGGGCGCTACTTGTTGGCGGACGAGGTGGGACTAGGAAAAACTATTGAAGCGGGTGCTATATTGCGGCAATACTTGCTAGACGAGCCTCGCGGACAAGCATTAATCGTAGTTCCTCAATACCTTTTAGCGCAATGGCAGCAGGAGTTAGAAACTAAGTTTTATCTCTCCAACTTTGCCAAGCGGGTACAGTTAATTGCGGTGGAAGATTGGACGCAAATTAGCCGTAAAGATATTAAATTTCTGATTTTGGATGAAGCACACCACATTGCAGCAATGGCTTCATCTTCAAGTAAGGTACAAAATCAGTGTTTTGAGACTTACAAACAACTTGCTCATAAGTGCGATCGCTTGCTCTTATTATCTGCAACCCCGGTTTTAAATCACGAGCAGGATTTTTTAACAATGTTGCATCTGCTCGATCCTACTACTTACAAGCTTGAAGATTTAGCAGGTTTTCAAGCCAAAGTGTCGAAGCGTCAGGAAATTGGTGGAGTTTTGCTGGCTTTTAAAGCTGGTGCAAAACCCGTTGTTTTAACTAAAAAAATTGACCAACTACAAAAACTCTTTTCTGATGACACTTACTTACTAAATCTTCTCAACCAGTTGCAGCAACAAGAATCTGCTGACGAACTAGATAAAATGGTGCAGGTAATTCGCAACCATATTAGCGATACATATCGACTACACCGCCGGATGCTGCGTAACCGCCGCGCTACCGTTGAAGATGTAATTTTTGACCGCAATGCTATACCCAAAACCGAATATGACTTAGACGATCGCACACATCAAATTCACGAACTATTAGAGGAATGGCGAACAGTTGCACCAAAAGGACAATATACTCGGATTTTCTTACTATTATTTCGCGCCGCCGGAACTTGGTTAGGAGTATTACAAGCAGTTATTACGGCGCGTTTAAAGGGCGTATCCAATGCAGATTTAGTTAAAGATTTTGACAGCGAAGATGTGCGTCTTTTGGTTGAAACTCCTAAGTTTTCAGGAGAAACGGAGATTTTGCAAGCTTTACTGAAGATTTTGCAACAACCATCAGAAGACGGCGATCGCCTAGAATTATTGCAAACTATTTTGCTCTACCACCTCTCAGAAGTTCTCAAACTCCAGTCATATCAAAGAGATATTGCTAAATTGCTGGAGCAAGTACAAAAAAGAATTGATAGACCGTTAAACAGCGATCGCCTACCGAAAATAATTATATTTACAAGCTTTGTGCAGACTTGCGCGGAACTTAATCGTTATTTGGTACAGGCTTTTGGGGAAAGTGCGATCGCAGTTCATCAATCTGGGACATCACGAGAAAAAGCTGAAGATAATATCAACCGATTCAAAAACAATCCTAAATGTTTTATCTTAATTAGCGATTTTTCGGGAGAAGAAGGACGCAATTTACAATTTGCTGATGGATTAATTCATTTTGACTTACCTTGGTCGCCCAATCGCCTCGAACAAAGATTAGGCAGAATTGACCGGATTGGGGGCAAAGTAGCCGTCAATTCTTGGTTATTAGCAGGGGTGGATTTGCCCGATAGTCCTCATCAGGCTTGGTATGAGCTACTAAAATCTGGATTTGGCATATTTACTCAATCGATCGCCAGCTTACAGTTTTATGTTGATGAAAAGTTACCAGAATTAGAAAATATCCTGTTTAATTCTGGCGCTAAAGGGCTAATAGAGGCGACTTCTCAAATTCAAACAGACATTGAAACTGAACAAGTAAAAATCAGCGAACAAAATGTTTTAGATGATATTGATGCAAACGATGAAAATGCGCTTAATTATTTCCAAGAATTAGAAACCTACGACGATCGCCACCAAGAATTGCAAAATGCTACAGAAAGCTGGCTATGTAGTGCTTTACAGTTTCTCCGCGTCGATAACCCCGATTTGGCCGGAGTTTGTGAATATAAGCCAAGCGATCGCACTCTAGTACCCGCTAACGTAATAGTTGAGCGCTTTTCTACTTCAGCAAAAAAACTTGGAACTTACAATCGCAGGTTAGCAAATAAACATTCTGGGATTGACCTTTACCGGATTGGCGAAGGATTTACAGAAAAATTAGCATCTTATATGTATTGGGACGATCGCGGACAAGCTTTTGCAATGTGGCGACACGACAAAGCATGGGATGCGGGGGAAGGTACAGAATGGCTAGGATTTCGCTTTGATTATACGGTGGAAGCTAATTTAACTTTTGCTAAAGATTCCCCTCTCAATAAGTTAGAGATTAAAACTCTTAGACGACGTGCAGATGCGTTGTTTCCACCCAAATTAGAGACAGTTTTTGTCAATGCGCGAATGGAGATTGTGGAAGATACAGGCTTATTAAATATCCTGCAACGTCCTTACTATGGCAAAGACAGCGATTACCGCGATTACAACTTGGCAAAAGACCGCTTATCAATTATTGATGAATTTATCGATCCGGGTAAATGGTCTAACTTCTGCAACTTGGCGCGGAAAACTTCAGAAAAATTATTACGCGATCGCCCAAGTTTTAACGAAGTCTGCGATCGTTGCGCCAAAGTTGCAACTTTAAAACTAGATAACCGCCTCAATCAGCTTCAATTGCGCCTCAACCGAGTATCAGAAGCAACGGCTAATTCTTCTTTATTAGCTGAAGAACTTGCCAACGAAACCACGATTAGCCAAGCCTTAGTTGAGGGAATACAACGCCCGCGTCTCAAACTTGATTCGGTGGGATTCATTATAATTTCTGGGCGATCGCCTGTCGGGGAAAAGGAGGCGAAGGGATGGTGATTAACTCTTTTCAAGCACTCCAATACTTTATTCAAACTGGGGATACATTGGTGATACTGCAAGATTAATTCGTAATTCAAACAAAACTGATTAAGAAATGACAGACAAACACAAGGGAACGCAGCTTGGTTACTTTATAGATTTTAAGCTTTGGAAAGATGCTTTGGAGCTTCTAAAGTTTCAAATTAAGCAAAAGCATTCTAATAGGCATTTCAACACTTTAAGTATGTTTTACTATGAAAAGCTTCATGTAGATTGTTTAGATGCTGAACCTCAGACTTATTTCCAAACTAAAATAGCAAGTAGCCTTTTTTATGGCTTAAAACAAGAGTTTGGTGTTTTTTCATATGTAATACCTAAACCTGGTCTTGGGCTGCGTGACTATAAATTTTTTACTTATCCAATGAGAGCGGTTTACTACACCATTGGGCTTTACTTGCTAAAGCTATCGCAGGAATTTATACTTGAAACGCATAGAAAAGCAAACAGAATAGAAGCTTTTTATGGAGGAAATCTAACTTATAAAGAAGAGGAGTTGAAAATCACAGCAAAAAATATTTACTTCCGAAGCTTTCATGAACAATTTAAACAAAAAATCAAAGGAGAGACTGAAAATGAAAGTCAAGATAAGTTCATTTTGCAGTTAGATATTGAAAACTATTTTAATGAAATATCCATTCCAAAACTACTTGAATTTTTGCATATTAATATAAAGCCTAGCATACAGGCAAGTATGTCATATGACTCTCTCACACGCGAACAAATTGTTTGTCTATTTCAATTCATTGCTAATGGACAGTCTTCTGGGATTCCACAGTCAGATAATAATATTATATCTAGTTTCATTGGTTACTTGTATCTAGTTTTTGGAGATTTAATAATAGATGATGTACTGAAGAAGTATATTGGTATTATTGATTTTCACAAAATTATCAGATACACAGATGATATTTATATATCGATAACCTTTAAGCATGAAATTAACGATGAAGATCAAGGCACTATAATTCATTCAATAGCATCTCAAATTTCGGAAGTTTTATACAGTCGTTTAAATCTTAAGCTTAACTTAAAAACGAGGCTTTATCGCATGGAAAAGCAAGATGAAAAGGAAGAACTTCTTAAAAATCTTCATAAAGCGTCTCTTGGGGATGAATATATTGATACTTCTGAAGAAGAGAATCAACAGTGTAATAAAGAACCCAAAGCAGCCATTGAAACACCGCAGGAAAAGTTAGACAAGGTATTTGAAGAATTAATAAAAATTAAAAAATCAAGAGTTGAAGACTATTTCATCCGAGATAAATCAACTCAAGATGAAATTTTACAGACCGTTTTTGATAAAAGCGTAGAACAAATTCTTGATAAACCAGAAAATAAAAATAAAATTCAGTCAATATTTATGAATTTTAACTTTGATCTAGTTAAGGTCAAACCACTTGAAATTTTAATTGTTCTTCTTAAAGATGAAATCTCTTTAGCTAATCTTAAGAATTTCTGTCTGAATAAAAAAATTATTACGATAGGTGATGCAGACTTGATACTTAAATTTTTATCTCAAACTAACTTTGGGGAGAAGAAACTACTTTTGAAGCTAAAAGAAAATGACCATATGAAGGACATTATTGATACGTTCATTAATGGGCAACTTAATTGCAGTAGTCCTGGATACTATAGGCTGACTTGTATGCATATGCATCAAGTTGCAAATATGCCTGAAGTAATTGAGCAAACTAGATTAAGGGTATTAAGTGAAAAAGAAAGTTCTTATTCTGTTGCACTTAACCACTTACTGAATGAAATTCATGCGATATGTATAAATAAAGAAAAAGCAAATAAGAAAAAATATGATGTTCATGATGTAATTAAATTTCTTCAGTTAAAAAATGTTCCGCACGAGATATGTATAAAGATAAGAAATCTGTTTGATCGGAGAAACTCTAACCGTATATCCCATCCTGGCTCAGATGATAGCATTGCTTGGGAAGTTACAAAGGATGAATATTGGGATTATTATGAGAATGTTGGCAAGTGTTTGGATTTTCTGCTGTAGCAAATCGTGAATAGATGAACTACATATAGTTATTAAGTAGGCATCAGGCTAACAATTAAATTGCAGTACGCAGTATTGTCAGATCCATTGCTTCAAGCTCAAGCTCGGAGAATGTTAGCTGCGATCGCTTTCCATCACGAGAATTAGCTGCGGGGTTGCTTGAAGTTCGTTCTATCCCCCATCAACGGCTTATTAATACTCCTTACTTATTTGCGATCGCTACAACGTTGGAACTTGCAACCCTACCTGAAGAAGCCAAAGTTAATAAACCTGCGAGTAGTGCGATCGCATTGTGTCGCGCTCAAATTGCCCCTATTTCCCGCACTACCGATGTCAAGGAATTCATTACTACCGTAGTAGAAGAAACAGCTAACGACTGTTTAGCGATAATGAAATGAAACTAGGAGCAATTAAAATGACATATAAAGTCAGCATTGTCATAGAAAAAGATGAAGATGGATATTATGCCTATTGTCCTGGGTTAGAAGGTTGTCAAACTCAAGGCGATTCTGTGGAAGAAGCTACAGCAAATATTCAAGAAGCCGTAGAACTTTACTTAGAGACACTATCAACTGAAGAAAAAAAAGCTCTTTTAAGTAAAGAAATTTCCACCATGACTTTAGAGGTACAAGTTGCCTAAACTACCGTGCCTGAATGCCCAAGAAGCGGAAAATCTATTGTTTAATATAGCGACAATCTACTTTTAGGTTCAATTAGCAGGTTGCTTGATTTTAGAAGCGATCGCATTTACGAACTACAACAACAAGGCTACAGCGATACAGAACGCTGTTTAAAACCAATAATTCAAACCCTAATAACTACCAAAAACCAGCGCCTTACCCACGATGCCCTAGCTAATTCTACACAAAGTTTATTAGAAGACTTACCCCTTTAGAAATGACTTCGCTTTAGCAAGATATTCTAAAGTTAGTTTATAGCTACTTTGTTTAATGTATTGCTGCGATCGCTAAATCATTTAAGGCGGTTTTAGAGCTAACCACAGATACATAGAGATTGGTAAAGTAACGACAAGCCACTCTTAAAGTATCTTTGGTTTTCTCTTGAGAAGTTGTGGTGGCAACTCATTTTATCAATGCGATGTCCAGGGATTTTCTACAAAGCGGCGATCGCTTCTGCAAGTATGGACTAATCAACAATAAATTAGATGCACTGATGGTTAAAATTAAAGGGTAATCGTCAAAACGATGTTAAGCCTGTGACTGTTCGACAACCCTACTACAGTAAAAAGAATTCCCTCGATGTGGCAATTAGCTAGAATTGGGAAGCTTGCGATCAGCCGTGTATGAGTGAAACCGTTTATATTGAAACAAGTATTTTAGGCTACCTGACGGCTCGACCCAGTAGAGATATTATTGTGGCTGCAAATATTGAAATAACAAGGGAGTGGTGGGATACGCGCCGCAGTGACTTCCAACTCTATTCCTCTCAGGCAGTTGTGAAAGAAACTTCCCAAGGCGACATTGCGATCGCATCTCAACGACTAGAAATTCTTCGTAGTTTTTCCCTACTAGAATTAAATCAATCCGTGCTTGATTTGGCAGAGCAATTTTTGGAACGCAGTAACCTTCCCACAAAAGCTGATGTTGACGCTGTTCACATTGCCGCAGCTACCGTTCATGGCATGGATTACTTGCTCACATGGAACTGTAAGCACATTGCCAATGCTCAAATTCAGAGAAAATTGGCGGAAATTAGTTTTGATTGTGGACACGAGTTGCCGATTCTTTGTACACCTTATGAACTCCTCGGAGGTTGATTATGTTTCAAGATGAGATTGTAGAAGAAATTCACAAAATTCGTGAAGAATACTCTCGTTCATTCAATCATGATTTGAAAGCCATCTTTGCTGATTTGCAAAAGCAGCAAACAGAAAGCGGCACAGAAGTTGTGAACTTATCGCGAAATCCCAGTCTAACCAAACGTTGGAGCAGACGGGAAAGAGATATTGGTAGTGAGAAAACATTATAGCAATCGCCCTATAACAACGCTGACTTGCCGAAAGTCGGCGTTGTTATACAAAAAAGAGACGAATTTTAAGAGTTGGTTAATTAAGCAGCTAAATTATTTAAAGCGGTTTCTGGCCCAACTACAGATATATAGGGATTGGTAAAGTAACGATTTGCTGCTCTTAAAGTATCGGCGGTTGTTACTTCAGCAACTTGCTGTTGAAACTTAGTATCAAATTCAATTCCCAAGCCAATGCTTTCGTACCAACCGTACACTTGAGCAATTTGAGCATTAGTTTGTTTGCCTAAAGCGTACTGTCCTAAAAGCTTATTTTTAGCGGTTTGTAATGCTTCCTCGCTAAGTTCAGCGCTGCATAATAAATCAACTTCTGTTTGTAATCCTTCCAGTGCGATCGCAGTATTTTCGGGCGCTGTACCCATATAAACTACAAACTGAGCCACATCTTGCCTTGTGGGATAAAATGCCGAAACATCGTAAGCTAATCCGCGTTTTTCTCGCAGTTCTACAAATAATCGACTAGAAAGCCCGTTACCTAAATAGGTAGAAAGGAGTTTGAGCGCCGTATAGTCAAGCTCTCGCACCGCCGGAGCAAGATAACCGAGCATAACGATAGATTGCTGGGTTTGCTTGGGTGTCATCGTCGGGTAAGGCTGAGAAACTAGATCGGGAAAATTTAGCGTTGGTAAAGGAGTTGTGGGTTTTTGCCAATCGCCAAAAACTTCTTCAATCATGGCGATCGCATCTTTTTCACTCACGCGCCCAGCTAGACTAATTACTAGGTTATCTGGGCGAAAATGGGTTTGATGAAACTCTTGCAAATCTTCTTTACGCAGATTAGTTACTGTTTCTTGCGTCCCCAAGGCTGACATAGCGTAGGGGTGGTTTTGATACATTGCTTGACGTAACTTATCAAAAGCAATGCTAAAGGGTTGCTCTTGCTGAGAACGAATATTTTGTAAGGTTAAACGTCGCTCTAGTGCTACCTCCATTTCAGGAAAAGTAGGAAATCTCAGTATTTGCCCCGCAAGTTCTAACATTGAGGGCATATCTGCTGTTACAGTTTTGAGGCTAAGGACAAAATAATCTCCCGCCGCATCAGTACTTAAACTTGCTCCTAATGATTCTACGCGATCGCCTATTTCAAAAGAGGAAAGCTTTTGCGTTCCTTTAGTAATCACATTCGATAATAAATGTGCGAGTCCCGCTTGCTGCGGCGCTTCCCAACTACTACCAGCACGAATAAATAGCCGCGCTGCAATAATATCGGCTACGGGGTTTTCTGCTATCAGTATAGTTATGCCATTACTTAAAACTGTGCGTTGAATAGCTTGATTTTGTAGTTGAGTTGTCACGCCCACTTGTCCTTTTTTGATTATTCCTTAACGCTAACAAGGTTTGAGTACAGTTACCGCATACTGAGAAGGAGATAAATACTGACGAGCCAATAATTGTAGTTCTTCCGGTTGAAACGACTTCACCTCTTGGGGATAACGTAAAGCTAATTCCGGCGTGGCGATCGTGCTGTAATAACCATAAAGTCCGGCGATTTGGCTAGGGGTTTCAGTGTAAAAAGTGTAATCGTTACACATCAACCGCTTGCAGCGATCGAGTTCCGACAGGCAAATAGGTATATTTTGTAATTCTTCTAAGCAAGTACGAATCAAAAATTCTACCCGCTCCAATTGGTTCGTATCTAACCAAGCTGTAATTGTAAATAAACTTGAATCCTTTTGCAGGGAAAAGTCGCAATTAATTCCTTGGACAAGTTGCCGTTCTTCTCGTAATTCTTTCACCAAACGGCAAGACCTACCGCCCGCTAGAATGACTGAAAGCAAGTCTAATCCGTAGGCGTGGCGAAATTGGTCTACCCCCGGCCCAATCCATGCCATCATCAATCGAGCCTGTTCTAAATTGGGCAATTTAATTTCTTGACGGCGGACTCCCGCTAGTAAATATTCTCCTAACTTAACTTCTGGGCGATCGCATGGTTCAATAACTAACTTACTTTTGCGCTCAAAACTATTACTAATCATTTCTACCGCCCGATCTTGTTCCACGCCTCCCACGACTACTACTGTCATATTTTCCGGTTGGTAGTAAGTATGATGAAACGATCGCATGGCGGCGACCGAATGCTGTAATAAATTATTTGCCGTACCCAAAACCGAACGTCCGTAAGGATGATGTTGATAAACGCTTTCACTAAGAGCTTGAAATCCTATCCAGTCTGGATCGTCATAACACGAATGAATTTCTTCTAATACTACATCTCGTTCTTTGTCAAACTCATCTTCAGGAATAGTGGCGTTTAAAAGTAAGTCAGCAAGGTAAGGTAAAGTATCCGCTAAATAAGCTGTGGCAGTAGTTAAAAAGTAATGAGCGTAATCGTGACTTGTAGCGGCGTTTGTCATCCCGCCTTTGTTTTCGATTACTCGGTCAAATTCTCCCGGACTAATAGCAGCAGTACCCTTAAAGATCATATGTTCAAGAAAATGCGCCATTCCCGACCAGTTTTTCGGCTCTTGGACTGCGCCAGCATTTACCCATACGTCTGCTACAACCACCGACGTAGTATTTATGTATTGATGGATAACGTTTAAACCGTTATCTAGTTTAAGAAAATTAGCTGTAGGTACTGGAGCAGTTAGCAGTTGCAATTAACAAGTTTTAACTAGAATTTAATCTTAATATGGTAGCGCTTCTAGACAATAAAAATTGAATTAATTACTACCATTTGAAGTTGACAAAAAGTTGTAGGGGCGCAGTGCATTACTCCCCTACAGTTAATATTTGTGATTACGTTAAAGCGGCAACAGAGACTTTTCCAGCAATATTGAGGGCGATCGCTGTCAGGGCTTTTGCAGACGCAGACTCAGGATCTGCAACTACAATCGGGATACCGCGATCGCCACCAACACGCAGAGCAATTTCTAAGGGTACGCAACCTAATAACGGTACGCCCATTTCCTTAGCGGTTCTTTCCCCGCCACCAGAACCAAAAATATCATACTGCTTATCGGGCATATCGGGAGGAATAAAATAACTCATGTTTTCTACCATTCCCAATACTGGAACGTTCATCTGCTCGAACATTTTTAAGCCCTTACGGGAGTCTAGCAGCGCCACTGTCTGAGGTGTAGTTACAATTACCGCCCCTGCCATTGGTACAGCTTGAGTTAGCGTCAACTGCGCGTCACCCGTGCCTGGGGGCATATCAACAATTAGATAATCCAATTCTCCCCACTGCACTTGATAGAGAAACTGACGAATTACGCCGTTTAACATTGGCCCGCGCCAAACTACAGGCTGATCTCGGTCAATTAAAAAGCCCATCGAAACCAGTTTAACGCCGTGATTAAAAGCAGGTTCTAGTACGTCTTGTTTACCGTTGTTTTGTACCAATATTTTCGCGTCTGCAAGTCCTAGCATCGTTGGCGCATTTGGCCCATAAATATCCGCGTCTAGTAAGCCAACTTTTGCGCCAGTTTGTGCCAAAGCCACCGCAATATTTACAGCCACAGTGCTTTTGCCTACGCCACCTTTACCGCTAGAAATTGCCACAATGTTTTTTACCCCAGAGATTCCCGTGCGATCGGGTAAGCCTTTTTGCTGGGGAGTTTCGGCGGTGACATCAATCAAAACCTCCCTTACACCGGGTAATTTTTTTACCGCTTTAGTGCAATCTTCGACAATAAATTCTCGCAACGGACAAGCGGGGGTTGTAAGTACCAAAGTAAAACTAACTTTACCGTTATCGATCGCAACGTTGCGAATCATATTTAGTTCTACCAGGCTTTTTTGCAGTTCTGGATCTTGAACTGGTCGCAATACTTCTAATACCGAACCAGTGTTAAGGGTTTCAATCATAGTGTTTTTAAAAAGAAAGCATACAGCAAGGATTGTACTTCTTACTGCATCTTAGCTTTCTGTGCCGAGCAAACGGATAATTAAAATTCAAAACTATTTTTTGGCTTGTTGGCAACTCTAGGCAAACCATCGGCGGCTTTTTCGGCGGCGGCGGCTAAAGCGGCGGCAACTTTAGCCGCGTAAGGACGAGAAAAAGACCAAACTAGCGGCGATAACCAACCCTTAAGAGTGACTGAATAAGAAATACAATTACCGCAAACCGTAGATTCTACTCGATACGTTACTCTTTCTTCTATTCCAGGAATGGCGATTACTCTTACACTTAGCAATTCTCCAGGTCTAACCATCTCTACAAAAATTCTGACAGGAATAGGGCCCAAGCGTGTTACAGCTTGGTAAATTAACCCCGGTTTTGGCACTACACCGCAAGGAACATTGGTACTTGAAAGGATTGGATGCCAGGAAACATCGGCTAAATCTACCACTGTTCGCCATAGTTCATCTACCGGAGCAGAACTAATAACTTGATAAGTTCGTGCTAAAGAATACCGAAACCAGCGCTGTTTGCGGTGAATGAATTTGGACAAACATTTGTGCATATTTCTAAATGTCCTTTCTAAGCACTTTTTATACAAATTTGGCATTGCAACCCAAACCTTAGTTTAGTTTTTCACATAGTTGCAATTTGTTTCTATACCATTTTGCGACAGCATTATCGTTGTTGAAAATTTTATTTAAGTTACGGCAGATGCGATCGCGCGTCAAGTCGAATTTGAGCGAAAATAGTTGGAGCGTTTGTCTCGCCGGCTAAAAAAACCTTAGCAAGACTGTCTAGCATATTTGTTAGTACCAACTGACAATTGTAGTAAAAATTAACTTTCCTTTAAATTATGATCGCTGACTCAACACCCCAAACTACACCCACCGCTTTACCCCCAGAAGATGCCAAAGATCGAGTTAGGCAACTAATGCAAGGCTTGCAAGATGAAATTTGTCAAGCTTTAGAACAGCTTGACGGCGTGGGTAAGTTTCGTCAAGACGCTTGGGAAAGAGAAGAAGGTGGCGGCGGGCGATCGCGGGTAATGCGCGATGGCGATGTATTTGAACAAGGCGGGGTAGGCTTTTCAGAAGTTTGGGGGACGCATTTACCCCCGTCAATTTTAGCCCAGCGCCCCGATGCCGAAGGGCATAGATGGTTTGCAACGGGTACATCAATGGTATTGCATCCCCGTAATCCCTACGTGCCTACAGTACACCTAAATTATCGTTATTTTGAAGCCGGGCCCGTTTGGTGGTTTGGGGGTGGAATTGATTTAACGCCTTACTACCCTTTTGCGGAAGATGTTAAGCAGTTTCATTTAACTATGAAGCAAGCCGCCGATGCTCATAATCCAGAATATTACCAAGTGTTTAAGCGTTGGTGCG from Synechocystis sp. PCC 7509 includes these protein-coding regions:
- a CDS encoding AbiA family abortive infection protein → MTDKHKGTQLGYFIDFKLWKDALELLKFQIKQKHSNRHFNTLSMFYYEKLHVDCLDAEPQTYFQTKIASSLFYGLKQEFGVFSYVIPKPGLGLRDYKFFTYPMRAVYYTIGLYLLKLSQEFILETHRKANRIEAFYGGNLTYKEEELKITAKNIYFRSFHEQFKQKIKGETENESQDKFILQLDIENYFNEISIPKLLEFLHINIKPSIQASMSYDSLTREQIVCLFQFIANGQSSGIPQSDNNIISSFIGYLYLVFGDLIIDDVLKKYIGIIDFHKIIRYTDDIYISITFKHEINDEDQGTIIHSIASQISEVLYSRLNLKLNLKTRLYRMEKQDEKEELLKNLHKASLGDEYIDTSEEENQQCNKEPKAAIETPQEKLDKVFEELIKIKKSRVEDYFIRDKSTQDEILQTVFDKSVEQILDKPENKNKIQSIFMNFNFDLVKVKPLEILIVLLKDEISLANLKNFCLNKKIITIGDADLILKFLSQTNFGEKKLLLKLKENDHMKDIIDTFINGQLNCSSPGYYRLTCMHMHQVANMPEVIEQTRLRVLSEKESSYSVALNHLLNEIHAICINKEKANKKKYDVHDVIKFLQLKNVPHEICIKIRNLFDRRNSNRISHPGSDDSIAWEVTKDEYWDYYENVGKCLDFLL
- a CDS encoding M16 family metallopeptidase — translated: MTTQLQNQAIQRTVLSNGITILIAENPVADIIAARLFIRAGSSWEAPQQAGLAHLLSNVITKGTQKLSSFEIGDRVESLGASLSTDAAGDYFVLSLKTVTADMPSMLELAGQILRFPTFPEMEVALERRLTLQNIRSQQEQPFSIAFDKLRQAMYQNHPYAMSALGTQETVTNLRKEDLQEFHQTHFRPDNLVISLAGRVSEKDAIAMIEEVFGDWQKPTTPLPTLNFPDLVSQPYPTMTPKQTQQSIVMLGYLAPAVRELDYTALKLLSTYLGNGLSSRLFVELREKRGLAYDVSAFYPTRQDVAQFVVYMGTAPENTAIALEGLQTEVDLLCSAELSEEALQTAKNKLLGQYALGKQTNAQIAQVYGWYESIGLGIEFDTKFQQQVAEVTTADTLRAANRYFTNPYISVVGPETALNNLAA
- a CDS encoding type II toxin-antitoxin system HicB family antitoxin is translated as MTYKVSIVIEKDEDGYYAYCPGLEGCQTQGDSVEEATANIQEAVELYLETLSTEEKKALLSKEISTMTLEVQVA
- a CDS encoding type II toxin-antitoxin system VapC family toxin, producing MSETVYIETSILGYLTARPSRDIIVAANIEITREWWDTRRSDFQLYSSQAVVKETSQGDIAIASQRLEILRSFSLLELNQSVLDLAEQFLERSNLPTKADVDAVHIAAATVHGMDYLLTWNCKHIANAQIQRKLAEISFDCGHELPILCTPYELLGG
- the dpdE gene encoding protein DpdE; the protein is MTTAIEFGCLVRSRNSMLGVGKVTEITPDDAVIEYFCSLGRRIHKTLPLDSLQRVRLPKQTRCYLYVKDKDTWTIGRVYAEDNYEYQIDLPDRQTIVATEQEIYVRCDRPITDPIEILAMKGHETPYFHNKRSRFVQCLLKQRAVSRGMTGLISANIALYPHQVEVVRRVLEDPIGRYLLADEVGLGKTIEAGAILRQYLLDEPRGQALIVVPQYLLAQWQQELETKFYLSNFAKRVQLIAVEDWTQISRKDIKFLILDEAHHIAAMASSSSKVQNQCFETYKQLAHKCDRLLLLSATPVLNHEQDFLTMLHLLDPTTYKLEDLAGFQAKVSKRQEIGGVLLAFKAGAKPVVLTKKIDQLQKLFSDDTYLLNLLNQLQQQESADELDKMVQVIRNHISDTYRLHRRMLRNRRATVEDVIFDRNAIPKTEYDLDDRTHQIHELLEEWRTVAPKGQYTRIFLLLFRAAGTWLGVLQAVITARLKGVSNADLVKDFDSEDVRLLVETPKFSGETEILQALLKILQQPSEDGDRLELLQTILLYHLSEVLKLQSYQRDIAKLLEQVQKRIDRPLNSDRLPKIIIFTSFVQTCAELNRYLVQAFGESAIAVHQSGTSREKAEDNINRFKNNPKCFILISDFSGEEGRNLQFADGLIHFDLPWSPNRLEQRLGRIDRIGGKVAVNSWLLAGVDLPDSPHQAWYELLKSGFGIFTQSIASLQFYVDEKLPELENILFNSGAKGLIEATSQIQTDIETEQVKISEQNVLDDIDANDENALNYFQELETYDDRHQELQNATESWLCSALQFLRVDNPDLAGVCEYKPSDRTLVPANVIVERFSTSAKKLGTYNRRLANKHSGIDLYRIGEGFTEKLASYMYWDDRGQAFAMWRHDKAWDAGEGTEWLGFRFDYTVEANLTFAKDSPLNKLEIKTLRRRADALFPPKLETVFVNARMEIVEDTGLLNILQRPYYGKDSDYRDYNLAKDRLSIIDEFIDPGKWSNFCNLARKTSEKLLRDRPSFNEVCDRCAKVATLKLDNRLNQLQLRLNRVSEATANSSLLAEELANETTISQALVEGIQRPRLKLDSVGFIIISGRSPVGEKEAKGW
- a CDS encoding M16 family metallopeptidase produces the protein MQLLTAPVPTANFLKLDNGLNVIHQYINTTSVVVADVWVNAGAVQEPKNWSGMAHFLEHMIFKGTAAISPGEFDRVIENKGGMTNAATSHDYAHYFLTTATAYLADTLPYLADLLLNATIPEDEFDKERDVVLEEIHSCYDDPDWIGFQALSESVYQHHPYGRSVLGTANNLLQHSVAAMRSFHHTYYQPENMTVVVVGGVEQDRAVEMISNSFERKSKLVIEPCDRPEVKLGEYLLAGVRRQEIKLPNLEQARLMMAWIGPGVDQFRHAYGLDLLSVILAGGRSCRLVKELREERQLVQGINCDFSLQKDSSLFTITAWLDTNQLERVEFLIRTCLEELQNIPICLSELDRCKRLMCNDYTFYTETPSQIAGLYGYYSTIATPELALRYPQEVKSFQPEELQLLARQYLSPSQYAVTVLKPC